From a region of the Constantimarinum furrinae genome:
- a CDS encoding NAD-dependent epimerase/dehydratase family protein, with protein MNILVTGAAGFIGSHTSERLSEMGHHVIGLDNFSPYYDLALKEKNAEALREKGIQLRKIDLRLEALERSFDCEFDYIFHFAAHPGISNTSTFEEYYTNNILGTQRLLQFAEDCKKPPFFVNIATSSIYGLEATSTEDTAPKPASWYGVTKLAAEQLVLAKTREKKLKATSLRLYSVYGPRERPDKLYTRLIDSALNNKTFPLFEGSLEHLRSFTYVQDIVDGIVSVIGKEAVCNGEIFNLGTETESTTAQGIETVEELLQKKINTESKPPRAGDQSRTKANIDKARKLLNYDPGTSLKEGLEAQIRWFKESH; from the coding sequence ATGAATATACTCGTAACAGGTGCTGCCGGATTTATTGGTTCTCATACGTCGGAAAGACTTTCAGAAATGGGTCACCATGTGATAGGACTGGATAATTTCTCACCCTATTACGACCTTGCGTTAAAGGAAAAAAATGCTGAAGCACTTCGGGAAAAGGGAATACAGCTAAGAAAGATCGACCTTCGCCTGGAAGCTCTGGAGCGATCATTCGATTGTGAATTCGATTACATCTTCCACTTCGCTGCACATCCGGGAATTTCAAATACATCCACCTTTGAAGAATATTATACCAACAACATTTTAGGAACGCAACGCCTGCTTCAGTTTGCCGAGGATTGTAAAAAGCCACCGTTTTTTGTAAATATAGCCACATCTTCTATTTACGGTTTGGAAGCTACATCTACAGAAGATACAGCTCCAAAACCTGCCTCCTGGTATGGAGTTACCAAGTTGGCGGCAGAGCAGCTCGTTTTAGCTAAAACCAGAGAGAAAAAGCTGAAGGCTACGTCGTTGCGACTGTATTCGGTTTACGGCCCTAGAGAACGTCCCGATAAATTATACACCCGATTAATTGATTCTGCTTTAAATAACAAGACATTTCCGTTGTTTGAAGGGAGTCTGGAGCATCTTCGCAGCTTTACGTATGTTCAGGATATCGTAGACGGTATTGTAAGTGTGATTGGGAAGGAAGCGGTTTGTAACGGAGAAATATTCAACCTGGGCACCGAAACTGAAAGTACGACGGCACAAGGCATTGAAACGGTGGAAGAATTACTTCAGAAAAAAATAAATACCGAGTCCAAACCACCCCGAGCCGGAGATCAGTCACGAACTAAAGCTAATATTGATAAGGCGCGAAAGCTATTAAATTACGATCCTGGAACTTCCCTAAAAGAAGGATTGGAGGCACAGATCAGGTGGTTTAAAGAAAGCCATTAA
- a CDS encoding glycosyltransferase family 2 protein yields MYEFTIIVPVFNEEENLERVEQELLKYTRIATKKTAVLFVNDGSTDGSQELIEAICNRNEMFSFINFKENRGLSAAIKAGFDTVETPLVGYIDSDLQTAPEDFNLLLEHITHHALVTGVRANRKDSFVKNMSSRIANGIRRAFTHDGMDDTGCPLKVIKTEYAKRIPMFKGLHRFLPAMVMLQNGTVLQVPVQHFPRMAGTAKFGLWNRLLGPLMDCFAYLWMKKKYINYEIKSKG; encoded by the coding sequence ATGTACGAGTTTACCATCATTGTCCCTGTATTTAACGAGGAAGAAAACCTGGAGCGTGTAGAGCAGGAACTACTAAAATATACCCGGATAGCCACCAAAAAAACCGCAGTTCTTTTTGTTAATGACGGCTCTACGGACGGGAGTCAGGAACTCATTGAAGCTATCTGCAATCGAAATGAGATGTTCAGTTTTATCAATTTTAAGGAAAACCGCGGACTCAGTGCTGCGATAAAAGCCGGATTTGACACTGTGGAAACTCCCTTAGTGGGATACATTGATTCCGATCTACAGACCGCCCCCGAAGATTTTAACCTGCTGCTGGAGCATATAACGCATCATGCCTTGGTTACCGGAGTGCGGGCTAACAGAAAAGACTCATTCGTAAAGAACATGTCGTCCCGTATCGCCAATGGAATTAGAAGGGCATTTACCCATGATGGTATGGACGATACCGGTTGTCCGTTAAAAGTTATTAAAACCGAATATGCCAAACGAATTCCTATGTTTAAGGGACTGCATCGGTTTCTTCCGGCTATGGTAATGCTGCAAAATGGAACAGTATTACAGGTACCCGTACAGCACTTTCCACGGATGGCCGGAACAGCAAAATTTGGATTGTGGAACCGGTTGTTGGGGCCATTAATGGATTGTTTCGCCTATTTGTGGATGAAAAAGAAGTACATTAATTATGAGATCAAAAGTAAAGGATGA
- a CDS encoding lipid-A-disaccharide synthase N-terminal domain-containing protein, with product MSNWLIYGIGFLAQILFSGRLLVQWIISEKEKRIITPSLFWKLSLLASFLLFVYGHLRDDFAIMLGQSLTYYIYIRNLQLQGEWQKSPKILRWFLIVFPVFVVIYAYNNGEYDLEQLFHNENIPLWLLVLGIVSQLIFTLRFVYQWIYSEKTKSSQLPVGFWGMSVVGASLILAYAIFRKDPVLFVGHIAGLIIYVRNIFIWKKEKNNHV from the coding sequence ATGAGCAATTGGCTAATTTATGGAATTGGCTTTCTGGCTCAAATTCTTTTCTCCGGAAGACTACTGGTGCAATGGATCATTTCGGAAAAGGAAAAACGCATCATTACGCCTTCGCTGTTCTGGAAACTGAGTTTACTGGCTTCTTTTCTCTTGTTTGTTTACGGACATTTACGGGATGATTTTGCCATTATGCTGGGGCAATCGCTTACCTACTATATATACATACGAAATTTACAACTACAAGGCGAATGGCAGAAATCTCCTAAGATTTTGCGATGGTTCTTAATTGTTTTTCCAGTCTTTGTTGTGATCTATGCCTATAACAACGGAGAATACGATCTGGAGCAATTATTTCACAATGAGAATATTCCGCTTTGGCTGTTGGTGCTTGGGATTGTTTCACAGCTTATATTTACCCTACGGTTTGTATATCAGTGGATCTATTCTGAGAAGACTAAAAGTTCACAGCTCCCGGTCGGGTTCTGGGGCATGAGTGTGGTTGGGGCATCGTTGATCCTCGCCTATGCCATCTTTAGAAAGGATCCGGTTTTGTTTGTGGGACATATTGCCGGACTCATCATTTATGTGAGAAATATATTCATCTGGAAAAAAGAAAAAAATAACCATGTCTGA
- a CDS encoding ArnT family glycosyltransferase: MSEKRYIWILVIAILTIFFVNLDAIYVNIMEARNFTTAREMLHDGNWLLTTLNGEPRYEKPPLPTWLTAISAALFGIKNLIALRLPAAIITLVLILFSYKFSLRLTQNKMWALVSSLIMATSFYIIFAGRNGQWDIFTHGFMMGCIYFLYRFFTEERNKYTFSLVAALFFGCSFMSKGPVSFYALLLPFLISYGIVFKYKGLRSRTIPLIVFLIVGLILSGWWHWYTYTYDPVAVAEITEKETSNWTGYNVRPFYYYWSFFTQSGVWTIPAFVGLLYPYLKNRVFDKKAYLFTFLWTLISVVLLSIIPEKKSRYLLPVLIPLALNTGFYIEYLFRSFDSLKDPRESLPVYFNFGLIGFIALIFPVAGYFYLNEQLSGNWIWFSLLSISLLLIGFFMFRNLFRKHIRPVFFLTIAFIIAVMCFGMPLAKTLTVNNGYKSLAELNSWQAEENVTVYEFTYFTPELIWAYGKPLEVLSKGGNIKIPEEEKFGVLVAAEDLPLFEETFSEFNRKKVVRYDMNAKGEKDASHKTRLYRDLYLVTKSSE, encoded by the coding sequence ATGTCTGAAAAAAGATACATCTGGATACTTGTTATCGCGATCCTGACGATCTTTTTTGTCAATCTCGATGCGATCTATGTGAATATCATGGAGGCCCGTAATTTTACCACAGCCCGGGAAATGTTACATGATGGTAACTGGTTGTTAACAACTCTAAACGGAGAACCCAGATATGAAAAGCCTCCCTTACCCACATGGCTTACTGCAATTTCTGCTGCCCTTTTTGGTATTAAGAATCTTATTGCTTTACGATTACCAGCGGCGATTATCACGCTGGTACTAATCCTTTTTTCGTATAAATTTTCGCTACGGCTTACCCAGAATAAAATGTGGGCGTTGGTGAGTTCGCTCATCATGGCGACTTCCTTTTATATCATTTTTGCCGGAAGAAACGGACAATGGGATATTTTTACCCATGGTTTTATGATGGGTTGTATCTATTTTCTCTATCGCTTCTTTACTGAAGAGCGAAACAAATACACTTTTTCGCTGGTTGCGGCTCTTTTCTTTGGCTGCTCCTTTATGAGTAAAGGTCCGGTGTCTTTTTATGCCTTGCTATTGCCTTTTCTTATTAGTTACGGGATCGTTTTTAAGTACAAGGGATTACGGTCCAGAACAATTCCGTTGATCGTGTTCTTGATTGTTGGCCTTATTTTGTCGGGGTGGTGGCATTGGTATACCTATACCTACGATCCTGTGGCCGTCGCCGAGATCACAGAAAAAGAAACCTCAAACTGGACAGGATACAATGTGCGTCCGTTCTATTATTACTGGAGTTTCTTTACCCAAAGTGGAGTCTGGACCATTCCTGCCTTCGTAGGATTGCTCTATCCTTATCTCAAAAACCGAGTATTCGACAAGAAAGCCTATTTGTTTACATTCTTATGGACGCTGATTTCGGTGGTGTTGTTGAGTATTATTCCTGAAAAGAAATCCCGTTATCTGCTTCCGGTCTTGATCCCGTTGGCGTTGAATACCGGGTTTTATATTGAATATCTGTTCCGATCTTTCGATTCGCTCAAAGATCCACGAGAATCCTTGCCGGTTTACTTTAATTTTGGATTAATTGGTTTTATCGCCTTAATATTCCCCGTGGCCGGGTACTTTTACCTGAACGAGCAATTAAGTGGGAACTGGATCTGGTTTTCACTTTTGAGTATATCATTACTCCTAATTGGCTTTTTTATGTTTAGAAATCTGTTTCGGAAACATATTAGACCTGTTTTTTTCTTAACCATCGCATTTATAATCGCCGTTATGTGCTTCGGAATGCCCCTTGCAAAAACGCTTACCGTGAACAACGGTTATAAATCGCTTGCCGAATTGAACAGCTGGCAGGCCGAAGAAAATGTCACGGTTTATGAATTTACCTACTTCACACCTGAATTGATATGGGCTTACGGGAAACCATTAGAAGTACTCTCGAAGGGAGGTAACATTAAAATCCCTGAAGAGGAAAAATTTGGGGTATTGGTTGCAGCCGAAGATCTACCATTGTTTGAAGAAACATTTTCCGAATTTAACCGAAAAAAGGTAGTCCGGTATGATATGAATGCTAAGGGAGAAAAAGATGCTTCGCATAAAACGCGATTATATCGTGATCTCTATCTCGTGACGAAATCCTCTGAATAA
- a CDS encoding phosphatase PAP2 family protein — MIEELLKYDTQLFLFLNNLGTDSWDGFWLIVTEKWSSIPIYFILLVLIYKEFGLKATLVILVTVALMITTTDQLANLFKYGLERPRPCRVESLQDSMRFVAKGCGRFGFFSAHAASSMAAAVFLGLLLRHKYYYLPFLLLLWAVMTAYSRLYLGVHYPLDLIVGMCFGSGIGFLFYKLQALVRRKLVK; from the coding sequence ATGATTGAGGAATTACTTAAATACGATACACAACTCTTTCTTTTTCTCAATAATCTGGGAACAGATTCCTGGGACGGTTTCTGGCTCATCGTCACCGAAAAATGGTCTTCCATCCCCATTTATTTTATTTTACTTGTCCTTATCTACAAGGAATTCGGTTTAAAAGCAACCCTTGTGATCCTTGTTACTGTCGCATTAATGATCACCACCACCGATCAATTGGCAAATTTATTCAAATACGGACTCGAACGACCCAGACCGTGTCGTGTAGAAAGTCTTCAGGATTCAATGCGATTCGTCGCAAAGGGTTGTGGCCGATTTGGATTTTTTTCGGCACACGCGGCCAGTTCTATGGCGGCTGCGGTATTCCTAGGCCTCCTATTGCGCCATAAGTACTATTACTTGCCGTTTCTTCTGCTCCTTTGGGCTGTAATGACAGCCTATAGTCGGCTCTATCTTGGCGTTCATTATCCGTTAGACCTTATCGTTGGAATGTGTTTCGGTAGTGGTATCGGTTTCCTTTTCTATAAACTGCAGGCGCTGGTGCGACGCAAGCTTGTAAAATAG
- a CDS encoding MATE family efflux transporter, translated as MTLSDYTKEFKYNISLATPVILGMLGHTLVALVDNIMVGQLGTAELAAVSLGNSFMFIAMSLGIGFSTAITPLVAEADSEGNFRKGKSAFKHGLFLCTVLSIALFLMVFIAKPLMYYMKQPPEVVDLAMPYLNLVAISLIPLIIFQAFKQFSDGLSLTKYPMYATIAANVVNVMLNYVFIFGKFGFPQLGLVGAAIGTLASRLIMVGYLWYMLSQHHKSREYVLHIRIFDLTKNMLKKILNLGFPSALQMFFEVAIFTAAIWLSGILGKNPQAANQIALNLSSMTFMVAMGFSVAAMIRVGNQKGLKRFKELRRIAFSIFLVTTLFAVVFAIFFMIFNTSLPKLYLDYDDTANFTDNFQVVSIAAKLMLIAAVFQISDAIQVVALGVLRGMQDVKIPTLITFIAYWLIGFPISFYLSMYGDYGSSGIWIGLLAGLTVSAVLLSVRFNYLSKRQIALSEADES; from the coding sequence TTGACCCTATCAGACTACACAAAGGAGTTTAAGTATAATATCTCACTGGCGACGCCGGTTATCTTGGGTATGCTCGGCCATACGCTGGTTGCATTGGTGGATAATATCATGGTAGGGCAGCTGGGAACTGCCGAATTGGCCGCAGTTTCACTCGGGAACAGTTTTATGTTTATCGCCATGTCTCTAGGTATCGGTTTTTCAACCGCAATCACACCATTGGTCGCCGAAGCAGACAGCGAAGGAAATTTCAGGAAAGGGAAATCGGCATTCAAGCACGGGTTATTCCTGTGTACCGTGTTGAGTATTGCATTGTTCCTTATGGTATTTATCGCCAAACCGCTAATGTACTATATGAAACAGCCTCCTGAAGTGGTAGATCTGGCGATGCCGTACTTGAATCTGGTGGCGATCTCTTTAATTCCTCTTATTATTTTTCAGGCGTTTAAGCAATTTAGTGATGGCTTGTCGTTAACAAAATACCCCATGTATGCGACAATTGCTGCGAACGTGGTTAACGTAATGCTAAATTATGTGTTCATTTTCGGTAAGTTTGGTTTTCCGCAACTTGGTCTCGTTGGTGCCGCTATTGGTACCCTCGCTTCCCGGCTTATCATGGTGGGATATCTGTGGTATATGCTGTCACAGCATCACAAATCGAGAGAATATGTACTTCACATCAGGATATTCGATCTTACTAAGAATATGCTGAAGAAGATCCTGAACCTGGGATTCCCTTCGGCCCTACAGATGTTTTTTGAAGTTGCCATTTTTACTGCCGCCATCTGGCTCTCGGGGATCCTTGGTAAAAACCCACAAGCGGCAAATCAGATCGCTTTAAATCTATCCTCCATGACCTTTATGGTTGCCATGGGCTTTAGTGTAGCCGCCATGATTCGAGTAGGTAATCAAAAGGGTCTAAAACGATTTAAGGAGTTGCGACGAATTGCATTCTCGATTTTTCTGGTAACGACCTTGTTCGCTGTGGTTTTTGCGATCTTCTTTATGATCTTTAATACCAGTTTGCCAAAATTGTACCTTGATTATGACGATACCGCCAATTTTACCGATAACTTTCAGGTGGTTTCGATAGCAGCAAAACTCATGCTTATCGCAGCTGTGTTTCAGATTAGTGATGCTATTCAGGTAGTTGCCCTGGGCGTATTGCGAGGGATGCAGGATGTAAAGATCCCTACACTTATCACTTTTATTGCGTACTGGCTGATAGGGTTCCCTATTTCCTTTTATTTGAGTATGTACGGCGATTACGGCAGCTCCGGGATTTGGATAGGTCTGCTCGCGGGATTAACGGTTTCAGCAGTACTTCTATCTGTGCGATTTAATTATTTGTCCAAAAGACAAATTGCCCTCTCCGAGGCCGATGAGAGCTAA
- a CDS encoding DUF1801 domain-containing protein, with amino-acid sequence MQSKAKTPEEYINELPEDRKEVISKLRKTILDNLPDGFQETMGYGMIGYVVPHSIYPDGYHCDPTTPLPFISLASQKNHIGFYHMGIYSDPELLKWFTDEYPKYVSNKLDMGKSCIRFKNMNKIPYELLGELASKMTPEDWVKKYESVIKN; translated from the coding sequence ATGCAATCCAAGGCGAAAACACCCGAAGAATATATTAATGAGCTTCCTGAAGACCGTAAGGAAGTTATTTCCAAATTGCGAAAAACAATATTGGATAACCTGCCCGATGGGTTTCAGGAAACCATGGGATACGGAATGATAGGCTATGTGGTTCCGCATTCAATTTATCCCGATGGTTACCATTGCGATCCCACCACGCCCTTGCCGTTTATAAGTCTGGCGTCACAAAAGAATCATATTGGTTTCTATCATATGGGAATTTACAGTGATCCGGAATTATTGAAATGGTTTACCGACGAATATCCGAAGTATGTTTCTAATAAACTGGATATGGGTAAAAGCTGTATTCGCTTTAAGAATATGAATAAAATCCCTTATGAATTGCTGGGTGAACTTGCTTCAAAAATGACACCGGAAGACTGGGTAAAGAAATACGAAAGCGTAATTAAAAATTAG
- a CDS encoding YqjF family protein: MSFLKAEWRRLAIANYVVDPSVLLPYLPYKTELDLWNSKCYISLVGFLFKNTRVLGVKFPFHTDFEEVNLRFYVTYKTGHNTKRGVVFIKEIVPKRAITFIANTFYKEHYETRKMNHLWMLQKDGLRTSYGVKNRDIWHTIDLLSEKTSEKIIPNSEEEFITEHYWGYSRIGKTKTVEYEVTHPKWEIYPVKEYSVDFNFKTIYGRDFAFLNTMEPTSVMLAEGSVITVENKRIIH, encoded by the coding sequence GTGAGTTTTTTAAAAGCAGAATGGAGGAGATTGGCCATAGCAAATTACGTGGTCGATCCCTCGGTGCTTTTACCTTATCTGCCCTATAAAACCGAACTCGATCTCTGGAATTCCAAATGCTACATTAGCTTAGTGGGATTTCTTTTTAAAAATACCCGTGTTCTGGGGGTTAAGTTTCCGTTCCACACAGATTTTGAAGAAGTAAACCTGCGATTCTATGTAACGTACAAAACCGGACACAATACCAAAAGAGGGGTGGTGTTTATTAAAGAGATCGTTCCAAAACGCGCCATTACTTTTATCGCAAATACATTTTATAAGGAGCACTATGAAACGAGAAAGATGAATCACCTCTGGATGCTTCAGAAGGACGGCCTTCGCACTTCATACGGCGTCAAAAACCGGGATATATGGCATACCATTGACCTGCTTTCAGAAAAAACTTCAGAAAAAATTATTCCGAATTCAGAAGAAGAATTTATAACCGAACATTATTGGGGCTATAGTAGAATTGGTAAAACCAAAACCGTGGAATACGAAGTAACACATCCTAAATGGGAAATTTACCCGGTTAAGGAATACTCTGTCGATTTCAATTTTAAAACGATTTACGGTAGGGACTTTGCATTTTTAAATACAATGGAACCTACATCGGTAATGTTAGCAGAAGGTTCGGTGATAACCGTCGAAAATAAACGGATCATCCACTAA
- a CDS encoding M28 family peptidase encodes MKQLLALFFISLFFSETYSQKVNTQDSLTIRSIYDMALLNGKSYEWLDYLSNEIGGRLSGSIQAEQAVKYTEAELNKLGLDKVWLQPVMVPKWTRGFKEYAYIETAPGTSTVANICALGGSVATNDLGLKAEVIEVQGIEDLARYGRAQIEGKIVFYNRPMRADLIHTFEAYGGCVDQRYSGALEAAQYGAVGVIVRSMTLRLDDFPHTGTMSYGDLPADKRIPACAISTNGAEYLSSALKIKPDLKFYFKQNCKVYPDVQSYNVVGEITGSKYPNKYIVVGGHLDSWDLGDGSHDDGAGCVQSMEVLRLFKQIKYKPEHSIRVVLFMNEENGLRGGNKYAENARLKNEQHIFALESDAGGFTPRGFSFDTDDANFEQILSWKPLFKPYLIHYFEKGGSGADIGPLKGNAPVLAGLRPDSQRYFDYHHAESDTFDAVNKRELELGGATMASLIYLIDKYGVVNEVSDIKN; translated from the coding sequence ATGAAGCAACTCTTAGCCCTGTTTTTTATTTCTTTATTTTTTTCTGAAACATATTCCCAAAAGGTAAATACCCAGGATTCCCTTACTATCCGAAGCATCTACGATATGGCTTTGCTCAACGGCAAAAGTTATGAATGGCTGGATTATCTCTCCAACGAGATTGGCGGACGACTTTCGGGATCCATACAAGCAGAGCAGGCTGTAAAATATACGGAGGCCGAACTCAACAAACTTGGTTTGGACAAGGTCTGGCTTCAACCGGTCATGGTGCCCAAATGGACACGAGGTTTCAAGGAATACGCCTATATCGAAACAGCACCGGGAACTTCTACTGTAGCCAATATTTGCGCTCTGGGCGGATCTGTGGCTACTAACGATCTGGGACTAAAAGCTGAAGTGATCGAAGTACAGGGGATTGAAGACCTTGCCCGATACGGAAGAGCGCAAATTGAAGGGAAGATCGTATTCTATAACAGACCCATGCGTGCCGATCTTATTCATACCTTTGAAGCCTATGGCGGTTGTGTGGATCAGCGCTATTCCGGAGCTTTGGAAGCTGCACAATACGGTGCCGTAGGGGTGATCGTCCGTTCTATGACCCTGAGATTAGACGATTTTCCACATACCGGAACCATGTCCTATGGAGATCTCCCGGCAGACAAACGAATCCCTGCCTGTGCAATTAGTACCAATGGTGCCGAATATCTAAGCAGCGCATTAAAGATAAAACCCGATCTTAAATTTTACTTTAAACAGAATTGTAAAGTATATCCCGACGTACAGTCCTATAATGTGGTAGGAGAGATCACGGGCTCAAAATATCCTAATAAATACATAGTGGTGGGTGGACACCTCGATTCCTGGGATCTGGGCGACGGATCGCATGACGATGGTGCCGGCTGTGTGCAATCCATGGAGGTCCTTCGATTGTTTAAACAGATAAAATATAAACCGGAACACAGTATAAGAGTGGTGTTGTTTATGAATGAAGAGAACGGATTGAGAGGTGGAAATAAATATGCTGAGAATGCCCGCCTTAAAAATGAACAACACATTTTCGCCCTCGAAAGTGACGCGGGCGGATTCACACCCCGTGGTTTCTCTTTCGATACAGACGATGCCAATTTTGAACAAATCCTAAGTTGGAAACCCTTGTTTAAACCTTACCTTATTCACTATTTTGAAAAGGGCGGCAGCGGAGCAGATATTGGTCCCCTCAAAGGCAATGCGCCGGTTTTGGCGGGGCTCAGACCCGACAGTCAGCGGTATTTCGATTACCATCATGCCGAAAGTGATACCTTCGATGCCGTAAACAAACGCGAACTGGAATTGGGTGGCGCTACCATGGCAAGTCTAATTTACCTTATTGATAAATACGGGGTTGTAAACGAAGTAAGTGATATCAAAAATTAA
- a CDS encoding PPK2 family polyphosphate kinase: MKEIRISDYKVENHLKLSEAKTNVDLNADKKQLENALEDTRKQLGKLQDTLYAHGKYAVLVCLQGMDTAGKDSLIREVFKDFNARGVVVHSFKVPTELERKHDYIWRHYIALPARGKFGVFNRTHYENVLVTRVHPGYILGENLPEVHSTEDINERFWDKRFEQINNFEKTIAQNGTIIFKFFLNLSKEEQKNRLIRRLNKPNKNWKFSPGDLDERELWDTYMHCYEDAINRTSKPHAPWYAIPSDDKPAARLIVAHILLEELKKYDDIKEPELDPEIKAKISEYKERLQSE, from the coding sequence ATGAAGGAAATTCGAATTTCAGACTATAAAGTTGAAAATCATCTCAAGCTTTCAGAAGCTAAAACCAACGTGGATCTCAATGCTGATAAAAAGCAACTGGAAAATGCTCTGGAGGATACACGAAAGCAACTAGGGAAACTTCAGGATACCCTATACGCCCATGGAAAATACGCCGTACTCGTATGTTTACAAGGCATGGATACTGCCGGTAAAGACAGCCTAATTCGTGAAGTCTTTAAGGACTTTAATGCCCGCGGGGTGGTCGTGCACAGTTTTAAGGTTCCTACCGAATTGGAACGGAAACACGACTATATCTGGAGACATTACATCGCATTGCCCGCCAGAGGTAAATTTGGTGTGTTTAATCGGACCCACTACGAAAATGTGTTAGTGACACGCGTTCATCCGGGATACATTTTAGGAGAGAATCTGCCCGAAGTACACAGTACTGAAGACATTAATGAAAGGTTCTGGGATAAGCGTTTCGAACAGATCAACAATTTTGAAAAGACCATTGCACAAAACGGAACCATCATATTTAAATTCTTCCTTAACCTCTCCAAAGAAGAACAAAAGAATCGCCTTATTCGTCGCCTCAACAAACCCAACAAGAATTGGAAATTTTCTCCGGGAGATCTTGATGAGCGTGAACTCTGGGATACATATATGCACTGTTATGAAGACGCCATCAACCGTACTTCCAAACCCCATGCACCGTGGTACGCTATTCCTTCAGACGATAAGCCTGCAGCCCGATTGATCGTGGCTCATATTCTTCTTGAAGAATTAAAAAAATATGACGATATTAAAGAGCCCGAACTGGATCCTGAGATAAAAGCTAAAATTTCTGAATATAAAGAACGTTTACAATCTGAATAA
- a CDS encoding sigma-54-dependent transcriptional regulator, whose amino-acid sequence MPKILIIEDEAAIRRVLVKILSEESDTYEVSEAEDGLAGIDLIKKDDFDLVLCDIKMPKMDGVEVLEALKKLKPETPIVMISGHGDLDTAVNTMRLGAFDYISKPPDLNRLLNTVRIALDRKELVVENTRLKKKVSKNYEMIGESEGIVQIKDMIEKVAPTEARVLITGPNGTGKELVAHWLHQKSERSKGPMIEVNCAAIPGELIESELFGHVKGAFTSANKDRAGKFEAANGGTIFLDEVGDMSLSAQAKVLRALQENKVQRVGSDKDIKVDVRVVTATNKDLKKEIEEGNFREDLYHRLAVILIKVPPLNERRQDIPLLIDYFSQKIAEEHGTAKKGFSAKAIKLLQEYDWTGNIRELRNVVERLIILGGSEVSEQDVKLFASK is encoded by the coding sequence ATGCCAAAAATACTGATCATTGAAGATGAAGCCGCGATTAGACGCGTACTAGTTAAAATACTCAGCGAAGAAAGTGATACCTATGAAGTCTCTGAGGCCGAAGATGGTCTGGCAGGGATAGATCTTATCAAAAAAGATGATTTCGATCTGGTACTTTGTGATATAAAAATGCCTAAAATGGACGGAGTGGAAGTTCTGGAGGCTTTAAAAAAGCTAAAGCCGGAAACTCCTATTGTCATGATTTCTGGTCATGGCGATCTCGATACCGCAGTTAATACGATGCGTTTGGGAGCCTTCGATTATATTTCCAAACCTCCTGATTTGAACCGGCTCCTCAATACGGTTAGGATCGCACTGGATCGAAAAGAGCTGGTGGTTGAAAACACACGACTGAAGAAAAAAGTTAGTAAGAACTATGAGATGATCGGCGAATCCGAAGGGATCGTGCAGATCAAAGATATGATCGAAAAGGTCGCACCTACAGAAGCCCGGGTGCTTATTACAGGTCCGAATGGTACAGGTAAGGAACTTGTTGCACATTGGTTGCACCAAAAAAGTGAACGCTCTAAAGGACCGATGATCGAAGTGAATTGTGCTGCAATTCCGGGAGAACTTATTGAGAGTGAACTTTTTGGTCATGTAAAAGGTGCCTTTACATCTGCCAATAAAGATAGAGCCGGTAAATTTGAAGCTGCAAACGGCGGAACTATTTTCCTCGATGAGGTGGGTGATATGAGCCTTTCGGCACAGGCAAAAGTATTAAGAGCCCTTCAAGAAAATAAAGTACAGCGGGTAGGAAGTGATAAGGACATTAAAGTTGATGTAAGGGTGGTTACCGCGACCAACAAAGACCTGAAAAAGGAAATTGAAGAAGGTAATTTCAGAGAAGACCTGTATCACCGTCTGGCTGTGATCCTTATTAAAGTCCCTCCCTTAAACGAACGCCGGCAGGATATTCCTTTGCTTATCGATTATTTTTCCCAGAAAATTGCCGAAGAGCACGGTACCGCAAAAAAAGGCTTTTCTGCCAAGGCGATTAAATTGTTACAGGAATACGACTGGACCGGAAACATACGGGAATTGCGCAATGTAGTTGAACGTCTTATAATACTCGGAGGAAGCGAAGTGAGCGAACAGGATGTTAAGCTGTTTGCCTCAAAATAA